The Ziziphus jujuba cultivar Dongzao chromosome 7, ASM3175591v1 genome includes a region encoding these proteins:
- the LOC107434197 gene encoding mitogen-activated protein kinase kinase kinase 18, protein MNWVLLLIFRVTKGSSLLFLPILVEHKMDRNHQWRCPVPGEWVRGKLVGSGSFGTIHMALAKSTGRLFVVKSAQSGIGVQALENEADILESLNSPHIVHCIGKEFSIDKNGEQQNYNVFLEYMAGGNLLDVVHIFGGSLDEQVIRLYTKEILLGLKYLHDNGIVHCDLKCKNVLLSSSGNVKLADFGSAKRMTKKTTDDEGFVDSWQNIVGTPLWMAPEVLRKKELDLASDIWSLGCTVIEMATGNPPWDVEITSNPMAAILKIACGNDKPQFPTKFSQVGLDFLAKCLERDPRKRWKAEELLNHPFVSGENSSLRKSSREEVELVSFSPASVLDINVNGILLYGEGSDSDQEAETKTEAEDSRLINPFARRCHEGNWMAARQQRDNHFDSSENWITVR, encoded by the coding sequence atGAATTGGGTTTTGTTATTGATTTTCCGAGTAACCAAAGGATCCTCCTTGTTGTTTCTACCCATTTTGGTAGAACACAAAATGGATAGAAATCATCAATGGAGATGCCCTGTTCCAGGTGAATGGGTGAGGGGAAAATTGGTGGGTTCAGGTTCTTTTGGGACCATCCATATGGCTTTGGCAAAATCTACCGGAAGACTTTTCGTTGTGAAATCTGCACAATCTGGTATTGGTGTTCAAGCTTTAGAAAACGAAGCCGATATCCTTGAGAGTTTGAATTCCCCACACATAGTCCATTGCATAGGAAAGGAATTCTCAATTGACAAAAATGGTGAGCAACAAAATTACAATGTGTTCTTGGAGTACATGGCAGGAGGAAACTTGTTGGATGTGGTACACATATTTGGTGGGTCCCTAGATGAGCAAGTTATTAGACTTTACACCAAAGAAATTCTTCTGGGTCTCAAATATCTTCATGACAATGGGATTGTTCATTGTGATTTGAAATGCAAAAATGTGCTCCTGAGTTCCTCTGGAAATGTCAAACTGGCAGATTTTGGGAGCGCAAAGAGGATGACCAAAAAAACCACCGATGATGAGGGATTTGTGGACTCTTGGCAAAACATTGTTGGAACACCCTTGTGGATGGCACCAGAAGTTTTGAGGAAAAAAGAGTTAGATTTAGCTTCGGATATTTGGTCACTGGGATGCACGGTCATTGAAATGGCAACAGGAAACCCTCCCTGGGATGTGGAAATCACTTCCAATCCAATGGCTGCAATTCTGAAGATTGCTTGTGGAAATGACAAACCTCAATTTCCTACAAAGTTTTCGCAAGTGGGTTTGGATTTCTTGGCCAAGTGTTTGGAAAGAGATCCAAGAAAAAGGTGGAAGGCTGAAGAACTGCTTAACCATCCGTTTGTTTCTGGGGAAAATTCATCATTGAGAAAATCATCAAGAGAGGAAGTAGAATTAGTGTCATTCTCACCAGCAAGTGTGTTAGACATTAATGTTAATGGAATATTATTATATGGAGAGGGATCAGATTCAGATCAGGAAGCAGAAACAAAAACAGAAGCAGAGGATAGTAGATTAATAAATCCATTCGCAAGGAGGTGTCATGAAGGAAATTGGATGGCAGCAAGACAACAGAGAGACAATCATTTTGATTCTTCAGAAAATTGGATTACTGTTAGATGA